CTCGGTCGCTGTGAATTTTTATTTCCCTGACATCACCCATTGCACCGGCATCATTCTCCGGGGTCTGAGCGGCTTCAGTCGATAGACTCAACCATTCCGGCAAGTCCAGCCGGTCTCTGTTGATTTCCAGTTTAAGCCCGGCTTCCAGAGATGGAGCCACTTTACCTGTCCCGACCAGAACATGGCCTGAATGGATACGCTGCTGCTTCGTATTCAAGCTGATGGCCGCCTTCAATTTATTGTCGTAATTCAGCACTATCGGCAATAACTCTTCGTCCGTCAGCTCGAATCTCAGCGATAACGGCCTTTCCTGTCCGGCATTTTTAGCCAAGGTATCAGGCAGATCCAGCGCTATCCCGGCCAATGTGGACTGAACCGTCAAGTCGGGCTTATTGTCGCCATAAGGCAAGCGCAGTTGCAGCTGATAATCGGCCTCCCCTTCGGCAAGATCCCACCAGGGCATTTTGAATTGCGCTTGCAAATCTTCCACGCCGGCTTGCCCCGACACGTTGACCATAGTCTGCCTGTCATCGCTATTCATGTTGATCCGAATGGCATGGCCTAACGCCGTCGCGTGAATCGTATCGCTGTAAAGCCCCTGTTCATTGAATTTCAGAGCGCCGGCAATGCCTTTCACCGGTAGATCCAGCGAATTTACGGTCAGCTTGGCATTGTTCAGCTGCGCCGTTCCGTCGACTTTGGCACCAACCGTATCCATCAAAGGAATCTGCAAATCCAGCGCCACATCGGTATTTCCGGCCGGCGTAATGACACCCTGCAAAGCATCGAATGTCGAATGCAACGGCGTCTGTTGCATAAAGCCCAGGATCTGGCCGATTTCGCCGGCTACTTGCCCCCTGATCTGTAAATAATCGCTTTCCTCCATCGATGAAATTGCCACTTGCGCCTGTTCAATCGAGACTTTGTCGCTTCGTCCCTGCTTCACGTCAACGAGCAGGCCATCTTTCAGAAACAACACCTCCGCTGCCATGCCGGTTATGTGCGGCCATTCCGGGTGGTAAGCCAGTTCCGCCTGCTCAGCCTCAAACAGGGTTTCAAAGACGCCGCTGCCATCTTTGAACGGGAAATCGCCGGGATTTCCGTAGAACAACATGCCGCCTTTTTTTATGCGGCCGCCGATAAATGCATGATCCAGCCATTCAACAACCGACTTTCCCATAATACCTGCCGGCAGATAATGTTTGGCCTGACTGATGTCCTGCCCTACAAATGCACTTTGCAGATCCATGAAAACCTGTCCATCAGCTTTGGGAATGACTATGCGCAATCGATTCTCGGTCTGCAAATCAGCGTTATCGAGCCGGATCATCGAACTGGCCAGAATCCAGTCGGATTCTGTCTGTCGCCAATTTATAATACCGTTTAGACTGTCGATAGACAGCGCGTCGCGGAACAGCTCCGGTGATGTCAACAAAGCCCGCTCAGTCATCAGGCGCACAATGCCGCCTTGATCGGTGCCTTTTATATGGCCGGTCAAATTCTCCAGCCCCGGAATTGATGGCTGCGGGGCCATGCTTATGCCGGCAAAGCGGCCGTTAACGGCAAAGTGATCCGCCTGCAGATCGGCAAACACGGCAAAGTTCTCGAGCAAACCTCTTAGCCGGGCTTGCGTCAGCGCCTTTGACTGCTGATTCGACAAAGGCGCAAAGAAACCGATAATGCCGGAGGCTTCGTGTAAATCCAGCTGTTTGACAAACACGGCAAGTTTTCGCGATAAGTTGTCCTCAGTAAAATCACCGGACACGCTAAAGTCGGCTGCCGGCCACTTTTTACTGGCGCCGTTAGAAGCGTCGGCTGTTTCCAGCCAGAAATCCTTGACATCAAGCCGCCACTGATTGTCTTTGGCCTGCCATTGAAACCGGGTTTTCAGCCTATCGACAGGAAAGGCACCCTTGTCTTTGCGGGTAAGCTTCATCTGTTGAATTTGCGCCTCGCCGATAACCGATACAGGCTGGGAATTTTGCCATTTCGCCCAGGCCTTAAAATCGCCAGTGCCGGAATCGATCTGCATATCCAACGGCAGGCCGAGTTTATCCCATTCAGCCAGCTTTATCCGGCTGCCTTCAATAAAAGCCGTGCCGTGAAGATTGGAAGATTCAAAAACATTACTTTCCAAATCCATCGATACTTTTAGCGCACCGCCATACTGTCGCGGCAGCTTCATGAGCATGTTAATGCGGTGATGTTTGGCATCGGCAGCATTGATGATCGCCAGATCCACGTCATTAAATATCAGAGGCTGGCTGTTGTTTTTTTCATCCCGCCAACTGATCTCGCTGTGTAAAACTTCGTATTTGCCGCCCTCCATCAGCCACAACGGCTGCCCATCGCTGGCTTTCAAGCCGACAATGGCAAAACTCCCGTCAGGTTTGCGTATAACGGTCAGCTTGGCGCCGACCAGCGTAACCCATGAAGAAGACAGCAATTGCCTGTTGATCACCATATCGAGCAAATTGATGCCCAGGCGAATCTCGTTAAAT
This is a stretch of genomic DNA from Methylobacter sp. YRD-M1. It encodes these proteins:
- a CDS encoding YhdP family protein encodes the protein MPVFVIYHLTRATRHLIFWSLIAIAVSLSGVRLLLSGIESYKSNLAGNIEELVGAPVEIGRLGAKMRGFSPELVLEDITILSAGTYKKPPIQFNEIRLGINLLDMVINRQLLSSSWVTLVGAKLTVIRKPDGSFAIVGLKASDGQPLWLMEGGKYEVLHSEISWRDEKNNSQPLIFNDVDLAIINAADAKHHRINMLMKLPRQYGGALKVSMDLESNVFESSNLHGTAFIEGSRIKLAEWDKLGLPLDMQIDSGTGDFKAWAKWQNSQPVSVIGEAQIQQMKLTRKDKGAFPVDRLKTRFQWQAKDNQWRLDVKDFWLETADASNGASKKWPAADFSVSGDFTEDNLSRKLAVFVKQLDLHEASGIIGFFAPLSNQQSKALTQARLRGLLENFAVFADLQADHFAVNGRFAGISMAPQPSIPGLENLTGHIKGTDQGGIVRLMTERALLTSPELFRDALSIDSLNGIINWRQTESDWILASSMIRLDNADLQTENRLRIVIPKADGQVFMDLQSAFVGQDISQAKHYLPAGIMGKSVVEWLDHAFIGGRIKKGGMLFYGNPGDFPFKDGSGVFETLFEAEQAELAYHPEWPHITGMAAEVLFLKDGLLVDVKQGRSDKVSIEQAQVAISSMEESDYLQIRGQVAGEIGQILGFMQQTPLHSTFDALQGVITPAGNTDVALDLQIPLMDTVGAKVDGTAQLNNAKLTVNSLDLPVKGIAGALKFNEQGLYSDTIHATALGHAIRINMNSDDRQTMVNVSGQAGVEDLQAQFKMPWWDLAEGEADYQLQLRLPYGDNKPDLTVQSTLAGIALDLPDTLAKNAGQERPLSLRFELTDEELLPIVLNYDNKLKAAISLNTKQQRIHSGHVLVGTGKVAPSLEAGLKLEINRDRLDLPEWLSLSTEAAQTPENDAGAMGDVREIKIHSDRGVWKKNELGVFDLALKRNGDYWSGDISSSFARGSLQIPVGPNGGDRIKLDMDVLDISALKQLRAEGAVVRPEQVPLLNITSRETLWRSINLGQLLLETERMPEGIRFKRAELLGADEKLTLSGTWSQHESQIIGRLETPHWGRLLTRLGITDDMTETSGVMHYDLHWQGAPFQFSLAGLNGQIDVNLKNGRILSIEPGFGRVLGMLAMAQWIKRIQLDFSDVYEEGLTFNSIKGHFDLLDGLANTHDLVVDAVPAKISIRGDTDLVNRAIDHNVNVVPKSSEAVPIAGTIVGKIAGLVARSLTGEDKEGFFFGSQYRVKGEWGNAEIIPLHENDGLLQKTWNGIANFPWLEQRENNKESQYE